One Carbonactinospora thermoautotrophica genomic window, GGGAGCGAGAAGCGTTGCCCCCTGATCCAGCCCCTGATCTGGGCTGTTTTCATCTGGCCAGACGAACACCGGCCAGGGTGTCCAGCCGCCGACCCCGGGTCAGAAATCCGCTGGCCCGGGGTCGGGGGGTGCGGTCAAGCTGGTGGGCATGCTCCAGGCTCTGCTCACCGGCCTCGTCGCCGGTGCCGTCGTCGCCGCGCAGATCGGCCCGGTCACCCTGCTGGTCGTGCGCACCGCCCTGCGCGGTCACCTGGTGGGCGGGCTCGCGATCGGACTCGGCGTCGCGACCGTCGACCTGACGTACGCCGCGCTCGGCGCGGCCGGCGCCGCCCAGGTGCTGCGGTTCACGCCGTTGCGGCTCGCCCTCGGCCTGCTCGGCGCGGCCGTTCTCGGGTACCTGGGGGTACGGACGCTGGCCAGCGCGTTCCGGATCCGGCTCGGCGCGGAAACCCTCGAGGAGGTGCGCTCCCCGCTGGCCGCCCTGCGCACCGGCCTGGTGGCCACCGCCTCGAACCCGCTGACCATCGCCTCCTGGGCAGCGGTTTTCGGGGCCGCGTCCACGGCGCACGCC contains:
- a CDS encoding LysE family translocator, with the translated sequence MLQALLTGLVAGAVVAAQIGPVTLLVVRTALRGHLVGGLAIGLGVATVDLTYAALGAAGAAQVLRFTPLRLALGLLGAAVLGYLGVRTLASAFRIRLGAETLEEVRSPLAALRTGLVATASNPLTIASWAAVFGAASTAHAAYDVPSAVVLITGVGVGSLAWYVLVVGAVSLAGRRVSDRGLRLADALAGCGLVGFGGLLAYRTVREA